One genomic segment of Acomys russatus chromosome 6, mAcoRus1.1, whole genome shotgun sequence includes these proteins:
- the LOC127190540 gene encoding COMM domain-containing protein 6, with amino-acid sequence MAVSSDSGRSLKYPYVAVMLKVADNSGQVKSKSIEMTVPQFQNFYRQFKEIAAVIETV; translated from the coding sequence ATGGCTGTGAGCTCGGACAGCGGCAGATCCCTCAAGTATCCTTACGTGGCAGTGATGCTAAAAGTGGCAGATAATTCTGGCCAAGTAAAAAGCAAGTCCATCGAAATGACAGTTCCACAGTTTCAGAATTTCTACAGACAGTTCAAGGAGATTGCAGCTGTAATTGAGACTgtgtga